The Desmodus rotundus isolate HL8 unplaced genomic scaffold, HLdesRot8A.1 manual_scaffold_389, whole genome shotgun sequence region AACCCAACCTTTTCTCTTAAACACTTATTTTATGGCCTACTTTGTAAGCTTCGTTTTAGATTCGGTGATATCAgggttaataatattattttgtgcTTGTACACTTTATTGTGTTAGGTTCTGAACAATCAGAGAACAGCATTTTCTAAATAACAGTGCCATTCAATGTCAACAAAAACATTCCTGTGTTTGTATTAATAGAATGTAAAAATGTGGTACCAAACTTGTTTACTGAACCATTCATTCGGAATTACCTTTAGGAGTTAAACAGATAAggtttaatgcatttttaaactaGGGCTGATTTTTAGAAGTGTTTACACTTAAACTCTATGTAAATTACAATCATAAAGCCAATGAATAGAATCCTATCTTGGTAGCCAATATGAATTCATTGTCATTACGTATATGCACACACCTGATTTTAACATACAAGACAGGACACGATCTGAAAGTATCTtgcttctctatttctctttcactgaaaACAATTCCTCAGGAATCCAAGCCCACAGTAATGGAAacgagaaaacaaaacaaaactcagaacaATGTTTATATAAAGAACAAACGTTGCTCTTTTTGCTCTCTGTTCTCTGCCATCATGGGTCACATGCACGGTCCCCGGAAGGTCCTGTCCCAGTCGGCTCTGCCCTACCGCCGCAGCGTCCCCACCTGGCTGAAATTGACATCTGACGATATGAAGGAGCAGACCTACAAACTGGCCAAGAAGGGCTTGACACCTTCACAAATCGGTGTGATCCTGAGAGACTCACATGGCGTTGCACAAGTACGTTTTGTGACAGGCAATAAAATCTTGAGAATTCTTAATTCCAAAGGACTTGCTCCTGATCTTCCTGAGGATTTCTACCATTTAATTGAGAAAGCTGTTGCTGTTCGAAAGCATCTTGAGAGGAACAGAAAGGATAAGGATGCTAAATTCTGTCTGATTCTGATAGAGAGCCGTATTCACCCGTTGGCTCGATACTACAAGACCAAACGAGTCCTCCCTCCCTATTGGAAATAGGAGTCATCCTCAGCCTCTGCCCTGGTTGCATAAAATGTCTGTACTCAAGCAATAAAATCATCAtttaaccaggaaaaaaaaaaaaaagaacaaaggttaACGCGTAACTCCAGgtctctttttatatatttggttaatatttatcttagttaaagaagaaaattattagcttcattctttcaacatttatttattcagtaaacaATGGTCTCTGGAGAAGAATGGACAGGACTAGACCCTGGCTCTATCCCTTAACACTAGGGTAACCGTGGACCAGTTATTCATTTAACCTCTCCatgtctcagtttcctaatctgcgAAATGAGAATAATATCAGTACCTAACGCGCAGGGTTGTTGGGAGGGTTAACTGAGCAAATGCCCCCACAAAGGTTAGAACAGTCCCCGGCCCAGAGTAGGAGCGCAGGAATacaacagagagaaaatcaaGGGTCCTtgctctcatggagtttacaCTCTACTTGCAGGGTGGATGGGGTGGGTAGCAAAAGACATCACAAAAACCACACAGCCAGTAACATCTTTACAATTGTGTTAAGtgtaatgaaggaaaaatataggGCACTAAAGATCAGTGTGTGGGCTGTTTTTCCAATGAACAGCagaattaaactttattatttagaTCAATAATTTTCAATTGGTATGTTGCAagaattttttattgagtttattgggatgacaatggttcacaaaaccattttggtttcaagtgtacaactcagcaaaacatcatctgcacactgcattgtatGTCCTTTGCCCAAAataaagtctctttccatccctatTTATTCCCCCTTAGCCCTcttccaccacctcccaccccctttccctctggctattaccatgtgtgattttatatatatatacctatatatatatatattttttttttttgcttaatcccttcacctgttctTCACCTAGCAttgcccccaacctccctcccctctgatagctgtcagtctgttctatgtttctacacttctgtttctgttttgtttgttaaattattttgttcattagatcccacatgtaagtgggatcatatggtatttgtctttctctgactgtcttatttcacttagcataatattctccaagtccatccatgctgttgcaaaagggaagatatccttcttttttatggctaggagtattccattgtgtgaacataccacagtttttttattcactcatctactgatgggccccTGAGCCATTTCCAGGTCTTGGATATTGTagataacactgctatgaacataggggcgcatatatttatttttgatgtagtgtttcaggtttctttggatatattaccagaagtggaatcactgggtcataaggcagtttcctttttaattttttgaggaaactcggtactgttttccacagtggttgcattcccactaacagtgcatgaaggttcccttttcttcacgtcctcaccagcacttgttgtttgttgatccataagaatttttaaaacatgcaatacatgactatttagtcagaggcactgacctctggTCTcttacattgtcaaataaaaaaatgacaatagccaacacaacaatagccatgtGGTGTGAAGGAATCAATATTATATctacttttttttgtcagattggcaaaacatatattttttggtatgctgtagaatttcagtaattagttttgTATGCCATGAGAtgcaaaaggttgaaaatcgctgatttaGATTCTTGATACTGCACTTTTGTAAGATCAAGAACATCTGACATTTACACTATCAGATATGATATATCACATATGTCATTTGTGGTTTGATTTACAAAATCAAACTTAAAAGTTGACAACTTTTAATACAAAGATGatagtatatttatatatcagaGGTGTTTAAAGATAAGTTTAGCACTTGGTGGGGGGAATCATTCAAGCAtttgattaaaatgataaattagtcCATgacttactaaatattttacttttcgcCTTTTAAAGATAAACCTTAACACCCAAGGGAAAGAATCATTCAATCCATTTGATTACAATGACAAATTAGTCAATGACTAGCTAAGTATTTTACTTTCTAACTATGTTGTTCTTTAAAGACACAGAATTTTTCAATATTCTTAGATAGG contains the following coding sequences:
- the LOC112303352 gene encoding small ribosomal subunit protein uS15-like, with translation MGHMHGPRKVLSQSALPYRRSVPTWLKLTSDDMKEQTYKLAKKGLTPSQIGVILRDSHGVAQVRFVTGNKILRILNSKGLAPDLPEDFYHLIEKAVAVRKHLERNRKDKDAKFCLILIESRIHPLARYYKTKRVLPPYWK